A stretch of the uncultured Cohaesibacter sp. genome encodes the following:
- a CDS encoding winged helix-turn-helix transcriptional regulator, protein MPRKSSKLDRIDLRILDELQKDARITNKALSEKVGLSPSPCLQRVKRLEDIGLISGYLGLINLELLCRHVTVMATITIRDHDHSIFATFEESIAELPDVAECLKLSGSFDYLVRFVCTDIQRYHSVTEDLLVKIGGKMQIASHVVLDQTKQYRGVALEELVNG, encoded by the coding sequence TTGCCGCGCAAAAGCTCAAAACTCGACCGAATTGACCTGCGCATTCTCGATGAGCTGCAAAAGGATGCCCGCATCACCAATAAGGCTCTGTCTGAGAAAGTGGGATTGTCGCCAAGTCCCTGCTTGCAGCGGGTCAAGCGGCTCGAGGATATTGGCCTGATCAGTGGCTATCTTGGCCTGATCAATCTGGAATTGCTTTGCCGCCATGTCACGGTGATGGCGACCATCACAATCCGTGACCATGACCATTCGATCTTCGCCACTTTTGAAGAATCAATTGCCGAACTGCCCGATGTTGCGGAATGCCTGAAACTGAGCGGCTCGTTTGATTATCTGGTGCGGTTTGTCTGCACAGACATTCAACGCTATCACTCGGTCACCGAGGACCTCTTGGTCAAGATCGGCGGCAAGATGCAGATTGCCAGCCATGTGGTGCTGGACCAGACCAAGCAATATCGCGGCGTGGCACTGGAAGAGCTGGTCAACGGCTGA